The region CCCGCACGGGTAAAACGGTGGTAGAAGTGAGCGACCCCCCCTTTTTGCCGCCCGGTGGGGGCGCGGGGGTGTGGCGCAATTTACATCTACGCCACACCCCCGGGGGGGTCGCTCACTTCCCAAATTATCCCTGCGGGAAGGTATTTTAAGCACTCTGTGAAGCGACAGTGTGCAATTTTCGGATAAAGGTGCCAAGGCCCCGGAGATCCCAGTGCGGCACGACTTGGATGAGTGGATCGCGGTCGACATCGAACGAGCCAGGCTCGTGGACGCACCCAAGGTTTTCCGTTGTCTCGGGCCGGCCAGCGACTCTGCATCCCGCTGCCAGGATGGGCGCTCTCGCCTCTCGCCGGGGAGCAAATGCTCAAGTGCCGGGTCGCGGACCAAAATATATTCCACTCATGGGCGTGAGGGGTTCGGCGGCGACGGATCGCCCTCATTGTGGCTTCTTGCGTGTGTCGATTGACCGGAGGCTGGTGGGGCGGGTTTCTCCAGCATGCGTTCGATTCGCCTCAAACGGGCCTTGAGATCTTCATACTCTTCCGTTCGTTCGGCTCCAACGAAGTAGGCAGACACCGAAGCCGCAACTGTGGCGATCAGAGCCGTGCCCGCCAGCATCAACATCACCGCGACAAAACGGCCTGCGGCAGTCGTTGGAGTGATATCTCCATAGCCCACAGTAGTCGTGGTGACTACCGCCCACCACAGCCCATCCGCGAATCCTCCGGGCATGGGTTCCAGCATGTGGAGAAGCTGAGCCGCCACCACCACAAGCAACGCTGTCACGCTCAGCACATAGACGAAACTCTTTTGGCTCACGACGACCTTCATCGTGCGGAGCCCCTTGGTTGCCACCAAGAAGAGTCGAATCAGGCGAGTTAAACGAACGAGGCGGACAGATCCCATCATCGCTGGCAGTTGGGGGAAGGACAGAACAATGATCCCGGCGTTCAGCCAGTTCCCTACGATGTATCGCCTCCTGTCGGGGGCAAGTGCCAGAAGGACTCCGTATTCGCACACGAAGATCGCCCAGATGCACCAGTCGGCCATAGTCAGAAGTCTGGAATTGACTCCGTGCCATTCGTAGTAAATGACAGGCAGGGTGAGGAGACACGCGAACACTACGAGGGCATAAAGGACCGACTCAATCCGACGGTGCGCAGGGGTGGAGCTCGCCTGATTTCGATTGGTCTCCATGAAACTCCTCTACCAGGGGTCCATCGCTGGTTACCAGGACGCTATTTTCCGGGACTGGACACGCTCGGCAAACTGACGGCCAGATTCCATCTCTTCCCGCCGCAGCTCCCAGGTCTTCTACAGGTTCGGCCAGACCTGCGGGGTCGTCCCGAAGTAGCGTTCCAGGCGCAATGCCGTGTT is a window of Acidobacteriota bacterium DNA encoding:
- a CDS encoding potassium channel family protein; translated protein: METNRNQASSTPAHRRIESVLYALVVFACLLTLPVIYYEWHGVNSRLLTMADWCIWAIFVCEYGVLLALAPDRRRYIVGNWLNAGIIVLSFPQLPAMMGSVRLVRLTRLIRLFLVATKGLRTMKVVVSQKSFVYVLSVTALLVVVAAQLLHMLEPMPGGFADGLWWAVVTTTTVGYGDITPTTAAGRFVAVMLMLAGTALIATVAASVSAYFVGAERTEEYEDLKARLRRIERMLEKPAPPASGQSTHARSHNEGDPSPPNPSRP